The Anastrepha obliqua isolate idAnaObli1 chromosome 5, idAnaObli1_1.0, whole genome shotgun sequence DNA window caacatcgcaagaaaaaaagttttcaaaaagcaGCGCGATTTTTGAACGGCTTAAACTTGAATGTAAGCTAAGCCTGCTTAGTGCGTTTAACTTCACCCTCGTCTATCGTCACTGGATCAACTCTACGCAGGAAAGAACAAATACTCGATCAGAACTCAAGGTTCTGACCTCAAAGCACAAAGGGACTGAACCACATGGTTTGCAGGTGCTCACACCCGTGTTGCTCTCGCTATCAGGTACCCCCGAGCTAATCAGCACAACATCACCACCACCATCTTTCATTCTGATTTTATTTCCGCGAattaaggtagtagtccggtgtaacgaccgaaatttcgacgttttttcatgaatcttttttaaaaagaaaataaaatgcgatcgttttaaagtttttacatgtttttattggtgttttgaagtatataaaaaaaaatttttaagttaattttatattaatttgtttcaaattctttacgtcaaagtggagtccttaaaaaaagccttccaaagtcatctgaaataaaaaattcaaagagattattattctgtagactttattttagatcccgaacctaaaatatacataaaaataaaaaaaataaaaacaaaatggcggacttgtgaaaaaagttctcaaactctaatttttttcttcataaattgcttatattaaatagtttattattaaaaacttcaatGTTTTAAAGGGttctagatatgtgtgtctagaaCAACTGGTTAAATTTTTAtccaaatcggttgaatagttttgagtcagtgattccccgaaatttcgaaaacatggttttgagaaaaacgcgtgtaaagtttcgacaacagattttttataaaaaaattatacttatgGTACATTAATCAGCTATGCCTGGTGCATAGAGCAGTCCTTCCGTTTCCTCAAAGTTGTCATTTTCAGCAGCTTTTAGAGCCCTACGCAGAGTTATGGCCTCTTTACAGTTGGCTTCTGCAGTTTTCTCTGCCCTCAAAATCGGTGCATTGTCAACATCGTGATTAAAACGTACTTGAAACTAGAGTCATGGTTTACTTCAAAATCACTGTtctctttcagtttttttttgcgCTTGTACTCACAAAATCAGTATCAGCTTCTGCAGTAAATTGATTCCCCTTAAATGATCTCTTTCTTTCACCTTTATTATTGTGCCAACCTCCACTGAAGCTCTTGTTTCCCATTTTAGAGCAGTGTGTATTCGTCGAGTGCAAAACGTTTACTGATGAACTGCTCGATGGCACATATCAGTATATTGTACCAAATTCTAATATTTTGTCTATGTAAGTCGAATTTTTTGATACTATACGTATACCAGGGTATACCGGGGGTATACCTGGGTATACGTATTGTATACCGGATAATAAAAGAGGGGACGGTCAgagcagctgctgctggcgtgtcacacgctttGATGTCATGAGTTGTTttacagttcaatatattgtttactatataagccatcaaaagcatttacctctcagttttgttgaattttttttcctgtgatggaattcaaacgtaatagtgtaattgcgttatatttggctcgaaaatcacaaccagctattgttcgtgagctcagtcacctcaaagtgaagaaaatttttgtgtatcgcactataaaacgttacaatgatactggtagcattgcaaaacgctatggaggtggaccaaaaaaacgccagaaatggttcggaaagaaAAGGCTCGACTTGatcgaaatccacgtcgaagtggaagaaaaatggccaaaaaactgaaaatatcgcaagacagcattcgacgcatattgaaaaatgagctcaaggtcaaggcttacaagttccaaaaagtacacgatctttcactccagcaaaaaaaaaagttcggtgcgaaagagcaaaggagttgttgcgcttgcacgaacgtcgCGAATtttctaacattgtgttttctgatgaaaaaaatttcccaattgagcagttcataaaaactcaaaacgatcgtgtttacttgaccgaatgcTCATgcttgaaatcaataaaaagaaacttcacacaaaaaagttatggtgttttgaataggtaacacttcatatcgttcaccctgtatatataattggcgcgtacaccccttttgggtgtttggccgagctcctcctcctatttgtagcgtgtgtcttgatgttgttttacaaatggagggacctacagtttcaagccgacttcgaacggcagatatttttatgaggagcttttttatggcagaaatacactcggaggtttgccattgcctgccgaggggcgactgcttttAGAAAACCTCTTTCTTAATTtatgtgtttcaccgagattcgaatctacgttctctctgaattctctttgtcgttcgttccacgctctcgcttgcagttcaagcaaggtacatcagcttacatttgcttgcgtacagaatagattcgaacatttgatatgtccatatgatttgtatgcatctttacatatagatttgttctttttgttacgcatgagcaagataacgacgaatgagcaagataacgacgatttaGCAAGATAACAACGCAATTTTtagtgcgtgcagccggctaaatcgaattataagacgttgtcACGACAAAAAAACGTTTCGAATTTCATAACGTCCATAGAATGGTTTTCAAACTCACCAGACGGgaattctctttgggccattttggagaggaaggtccgaactaaaagattcaccagtctcgaggcgctgaaaaaggcCATTGTTCGCGAGTGGGAGAAAATACCTAAATTttctattgataaaaaaaaaaactccaatgGATTTATGCCTAATTATTCTCTGTTGATGCCAAGTTCGGTGTGAGCATGcagcatttatttaaaaacattatttttgcgtCTAATTTTTGCatctctttaaaaaataaaaataatgtttttgaaGGGAAACTTCTTAggtgtcgatggacgagcgagaatagaGAGTAAATTATTAAGgctatgcaacgttttgggcattttcgttccgcgagagaaaaaaaagatataacgtagaggaaaaggagagagagagatataccttatatatatcttagatacacatTAGGctatttttattgagtttttccttgtggttgctaatttctagtgaaaaataacactgcctacttttaggcgcttgtttgttggtgcaaacttgtaggaaatatatttttggtgcctacggTTTGGGGtgtttttttggtcccaatttttttgcgtgttttttttttttggtgcctacttttgggctcttatttccgtttcctggttagtgcttgtgcgtactataaagtgctatccattccggcatcggatttattggtattgccttgcggtaatttctGCCATTGCTACGGAATCgatgcgtttgtgcgggtgataaacgctcggagtagtgcgcggtGTTGCAACggcttgtgtccggcgtttaatTACACCGGTCGGCCCTTccccgttttttgtaaattttgtctatttgtattctctgcaaatgttgtaaatttatttagatatatattctttttctctctctctctcattctctctcgggtctatCCCTCTTTCTTTTTCTGCCTTGaatgtttcacttctgttatgtgtactacttcattcacttttttttaatagcggtcgttcCTCGCCAGGTACTATAAACTTATGAGTTAATTTTTGCTGTGGCAAAGCTTTATCAAAATTCCTCTCAGATTCGGCTAACAGTTAtactactttttgtttttgccttccacATACTcttcaatttttaatatgtttttctcTGTTTTCTAGGAatctttaatattaaaaatatctcaACTTCATAAAGAAGTCAGCGTTATGTGcccaaacaaaatatttcctaaTCCAACTAATATCGGCCACGCCCAATGCGAGTCTAATAAATCTGCGTCAACACCACCTAGTAGACCTATTTCAGTTCCCACAGCTGCTGCTTTGAAAATGGGAGTTGGATTTCCCCTGGCACATCTTGGCCCTCCAGGTACAAAAGTAGACTCGTCACGGTTGCTCAGCACCCATGCCAAATCTTCGCCCATAGCTAGGGGAGGTGCTTCGTCAGCACCAACTACGCCTACGCTAAATGTACAGACATTTGAATGTGGTATATGCAAACGTACTACCGATCAGCATTTATTGGCCAAATGCGACACTTGTCAATTACACTATCATTTGAGTTGTTTGAATCCACCATTGACACGCCATCCAAAGAAGTCTAAACTTTACGGGTGGCAATGTTCTGAATGTGACAAATCTGAAGATTCTGATGGTGTGTCTGAGATTCCTAAAGGACCACGTAAGTCACGCACACGTTTTAATAAGGATGGTTCAATTATTGCTACACATGTCCCCGAAACGGAAAGTGATTCTGGACCACCATCTAAGAGACGGTCAATAGACATTTCAACTCTTAAAAACCAGACAGCTAAGAAAAAACTCAATAATTCAGTTCCAACTACAAACGAAACTGATATAACTACGAAGACTCCACCCAAGATAACTGGCTTAACGCCGTCAATTTTGGGCAGAAAAAGTAAATGCTACGTTCCTTTGCAAAATATAAAGAGAAATCCTCAGTCTCCAGCACAACAACTGCAACCGTCATCTTCGAAGAAGAGCAGTAAGTTCATATGCTCATTCCTGCTGGccaaatatctttttttaaatttttgttcttttctacAGCAACTCAACAAGCCCATACCCTAATTTCTGATGAGCCTTTGCTTTTGGTAATGCCGTCTGCTACAATGCCTCGGGCAATGGGTCTTATTCATACTCCTGATCATGATCCCTTGGCGTTGCCAGTGAATAGTAATACTACCGTTTCCTCTATGGAGGATTCCTCTGACCCGAATAAGCAGGCAAGAAAGCAGAAGAGAAAAGATAAACATAAAAGCAAACATAACATTTCATCAGATACAGAAAAATCGCCAAACAAGGAGCATAAACGGAAAcgtaagaaaaaattacacGGTCATGACTCTGAAAATCCACATGAATGCAGTGGAGTTagcattccaaaaattaaaatcaagttTAAAACGTTGCCACTACCAGGCGAAGTTACGCCAGAGGCGCAGTTTTTTTACGTATCAGCCGATATGGTGCGTTCAGCTGAAGAGGCGTCACGCCCTACTTCCGTTGAGACTGTAGAAGATCTAACACCAATTTTATCAGAAGAGAGCCATGTGGAGAGAGGCAAATCAGGAACAACAGTTAATAATTCACCAGATGCAACAGTCATGAAAGTCCCGCTCATTACCCGTAAAACCAGCCCAAGAAAAACAGCTGGTAAAAGAAATTTGCAATTGGCTCACTCAAAATCTGTCATAATGACTCAATCTTCGTCAAGTCTTGATTGCTGCATTTGTAAGGAAGTGGGTGCGAGCAGCAATATTGTAACTTGCGATGAGTGTCGTAAGCACTATCATTTTAAATGCTTAGACCCACCGCtgaaaaaaacgccaaaaatacGCGGTTACTCATGGCATTGTGCTGATTGCGATCCTAcagatgaagagaaaaaattataatttttaccaTTGATgagaatttaaa harbors:
- the LOC129247688 gene encoding PHD finger protein 14, which encodes MSYFKRIRQPKMTTQALLEFDLGESSSDSDFRIEDHDSEEEDQDSNDAVNSSDNSTDGNDSESEDLSNEHESDNFTENLNKSLIDHGSEPQLNGFKEISKVLQKLDTNRYIEPKVPIKPICCVCLGDRSDDSNEIIECDGCGVSVHEGCYGVNDNVSISSTNSTCSTEPWFCEACRAGVSEPICELCPNKGGIYKETDVGKWVHLICALYIPGVAFGEVDQLSSVTLFEMPYSKWGAKVCTLCENSRFARTGVCIGCDAGMCKTYFHVTCAQTSGFLTEAHHEEAEAADPFFAHCKVHSEKEMMKRRKRNYHNLRLNMQQKLNEKIILKHDDPCPAQLRIHRKLLKYQAKYSNNKKLKPDPWVPTQKMSRLLTTSASACKRLLAKANIMAVDVELLERQEAQIAALSDIRKKWHIAPAFSVEFIGYYLDRISRTKELKSQLSEMMENNFNLSREQDILRTTYDARLDKNKELKSKQESLILKISQLHKEVSVMCPNKIFPNPTNIGHAQCESNKSASTPPSRPISVPTAAALKMGVGFPLAHLGPPGTKVDSSRLLSTHAKSSPIARGGASSAPTTPTLNVQTFECGICKRTTDQHLLAKCDTCQLHYHLSCLNPPLTRHPKKSKLYGWQCSECDKSEDSDGVSEIPKGPRKSRTRFNKDGSIIATHVPETESDSGPPSKRRSIDISTLKNQTAKKKLNNSVPTTNETDITTKTPPKITGLTPSILGRKSKCYVPLQNIKRNPQSPAQQLQPSSSKKSTTQQAHTLISDEPLLLVMPSATMPRAMGLIHTPDHDPLALPVNSNTTVSSMEDSSDPNKQARKQKRKDKHKSKHNISSDTEKSPNKEHKRKRKKKLHGHDSENPHECSGVSIPKIKIKFKTLPLPGEVTPEAQFFYVSADMVRSAEEASRPTSVETVEDLTPILSEESHVERGKSGTTVNNSPDATVMKVPLITRKTSPRKTAGKRNLQLAHSKSVIMTQSSSSLDCCICKEVGASSNIVTCDECRKHYHFKCLDPPLKKTPKIRGYSWHCADCDPTDEEKKL